Below is a window of Carettochelys insculpta isolate YL-2023 chromosome 4, ASM3395843v1, whole genome shotgun sequence DNA.
TGGCAATATGGTCAATGCAGCAATATAAAAAATGCTGGATTCTGTACTAAGGAAGACAAATTCCCCATTTTAAAAAGAGTTCTTGGAACTAGTTTGTAGTTTTTAGGAAGCTCACATTCTTGAAGTCAACCACAAGAGAATGTAAAATTAAACTAAATATTCTAGCTTGCAAGCTTTACAGAGCAATGGAAGATTACACTCCatacacaatttttaaaatcttaaaaataaaataagcttTTCACTGCAAGAAGAgactaaaaaaaaatccttcagcaAGCAGTGGTTTCCAGCCTGAGGTCCACAGACCTGGGAGAGGGCAGTTCCTGCAGACTATATGTAAGATACCCAAAGAAGTCAGTACTTCCATTTGAAATTTATTAGGGATCTGCATACAAAAGCTAAAAATTGCTGCTTTAAAACCAGGAGAAGACTGAAGTAAAGCAGGGCATACCTGTTTTATCGTAGATCATGTAACATAGGCCCACTGCTTACTTTTCTTCTCATAACCCCTACTGTGTCCCTTTCACAGCATGTTATGTCCACTTACATATCAATAAACTGGCATGAGTTTAACACCGTTGTTTGTGCCACGTCTCAGTTTTACCACTGAAGCTTACAAGCGTAAAGATTCACAGCCCTGACAGtttttgtaaaatgaaaaatacaatttacactggtataaaaaaTACCTTTTGGATTAATTCAGTGCCTCCCACAAAAGCAGCTCCATTTTCTTTGGCTATTTTAATTTCTTCTgcattctgtttaaaaaaaaaaatagtccagATATAAAGTATACATTATCTACTGCTGTGTTGCTACTTCAGAGTCATCAAAACAGAATGATTTAGTCAACACAGTCATATGCACTGAATGAAAAACCAACTCAATCTGAGTTAAAAACATGAACTTAACTGATGGGGACAACTGTTTAAAATCTAGTGACGTTTACCAATAAGTGGCTCTGGAGAAAGTTAATGGAAGATCTCTCCCCATAAACACAAATTTCAATCTGTCCCAATAAGGAGTGGCAACAAAAACTTTGCCATAATCTCACCAAATCTAGAAAACAGTGTTGCAGTGAGACAATTATGCTAGCTTTACTTGGTTTCGTGCATTCTTCCTCTAAGATCTAAAAGAAGCAACTAGCTATCTGGTAGATGGagtgttaggctgtgtctacactagacatagcagtctaCGATCGTACACacttttagctatgccaattgtgtagctaaaatcgacttttcagctgtcgacttccatgcctgtcttcacagaagaaggtcaacgtaagtgctcctcccatcaaccttccttaaaaCCCACAGCTCGCGAGGAGATacggggtcaacattgacccggAAAACACCTGTTTCGCGCATGTGCGAAACATCGCCCCGGAATATCAACCCTGAGTAGTCGATCCTTCTCAGTAATGTAGATGTAGGCTtatcttttaaagaaaaactggAAAAAGTTTTAGTGCACTAGTAAAGGTAATTGTTAATAACTTCCTTGaggtgaacagtaacagagaagtagctgtgttagtctgtactccatcaaaccaaagcagcagaaatgtagcactttaaagaccaacaaaatgatttatttggtgatgagctttcatgggacagacccacctcttcagatcaacttcatttctaatacaggacagtctgtattggaaatgaaactgatctgaagaagtggctctgtcccacaaaacctcatcaccaaataaatcattgttagccTTGAAAGTGCTGTATTTCTGCAAGCTACCATTAAACAAATATTTCAGACCTTTACTTGAAAAGATGTTTGGAAATTACTTGTTCTCTGCATGTGATCCCAGTTAGTTTACTATCAGACCTCAGTGCTGAACAGAAACCACCAAACATATGCTTACCTACTATGCACAGGGCACAAGGAAAAAAGTTGGTGATACCGCAGCACAGAAATCTGCTGGGGATACTCAGTTCATTTTACAAAACCATTTTTCCTGGGTATCTGACTTAGACAGGGAACTCAATGAAAGCAAAGTGGATGAAAAGTGGACACCTTTGTTAGATACGGTAGTCAGAAAGTAACAGCATGAATATCCAGAGCCTCCACACGATAGCCACCTATTGCTAAAATGGCTCACATATTAGAGGTCCTACTGGAATCCCCTTTGCCCCTGGATTCTCAGTCATCAGCGCAGGCCTCTAGGGCCTTTCAGAGTCTGCAGATGGCCAGCTGGCTTCAAGTGTTGTTTTCTACCACAAAGAATGCAACCATGTTCCATGTGTCTGTCACTTCATATTAAAACTACAGTATTCTGTCTAGGGCTGCCTTTATAATCTACACTAGGTGGAGCTGTGGGTAGAATGTGGTTGCTTGTGGATGCAAGCCACTGTGACTACAGAACACTTGGATTCAAGTTTCTGCTGTGGTTTCATTTCATCTTCTGGGTGCATTTCATGCtgttggccattatccttgaaacCTTACGCTGCTTGTGATACAGTTGCTTTTCACTTTATACCCAATTAAAATGGTTAAAATCAGCTGGAAGTCTCCAGAAGTTAAGGTTCTTACATGTCATGAAATTAGCTCTTTTTGGTGATTTTCCAGAGTTACAAATACCAGGCTCCAAGGCATGAGGCAAAAtatatacagtagtccctcaaggtACCTTGATTTCTGCACAAGTCCAGGGGGTTAAGTttgaggtgggttagggctgcacgagagatgcagggtgggggggtggagttgagacaGGGTGCGGGGGTTGGAACTTAGGGTGCGGGAGTTGGAACCTCGAGGGTTTGGGCGGGGTGTTGAGCCATCCGGGGGCTTGGAGCTGGGTctgctggggtttgggtggggtgTTGAGCTGGCCGGGGTGTAGGAGCCAGGTCTGCGCGGGTGGTGGGTACAGGGTAGAAGCCGAGCCAAGCCCTGCACgcacatgggggttgggggagagctgaagcctgagccccatgagtggGTTGGAGCTGGAACCCCCAGCGTGGGGGGCTTTGAGCTGGGTCTGCAGAGGGGTTGagcttggtggggggaggggggcaaggggtGCCAGGGCCTGGAGCGGGGCCAGACGCACAGCCGGGCTGGGGtaggagggctggcagcttgtAACCCATTGGCCACAGCTGATAGACAGAAAGGGAACCTGGGAACTGGGGCCAGCACTGCTCTCTCTTTGTACACCAACTCCTGTGTTTGGGAACAGTCTGTTCTAGAGGGTGCCAGTCCAGGAAGGCCCAACTGTATTAAAATATTCTGCTAACTGATAAGTATATTTAAACAAGacagcagaaaacaaaaaaagtagcaACTAAGGTATTCAACTGTTAAGCAATTAGAGCCAATGGTAGCCTTTAGCTTACGAAACTTTGTAAATACCTTGGGACACTACAGAATGAAAGGTCCTACACAAACATAAAGATGAACCAAGCGTTCAACATTTGTTGTATACATAATGTAGCTGAAACATAAGACTTAAATAACATACTTCTACTCACCTCTGTGAATACCAGAActttattcatttcatttgcaAAAGGGTACGGCAGATGAATGGTGCTGACAAACTGATCCacttttttctgggaaaaaaaaaaagtgctttgtgCGAATTTAAAACTATCTTACTGTGGGACATCTAAAGACTAACTGGAACTTGACTTATAAGGCTTTTTTTGGGCAGGATGGTGATATATGTTTCTTGCTTGTGTGGAGCTGATCCATTATACGAACATTTGTGTTGTATATTGACTATGAACTTTGAAATTACAAATGAAGAGGAACAGTTCTACCCCATATTTATTTTTGGTACATAAAGTTCCTGATTTTACCAATGGATAATCTTTATCATGCATTACTTGAAATATGAAAAGAGAACGAACTGATGCTTTACGCACTTCTATATTTTTGTCCCTCTAGTTCAATTTATTATTCTCTTGAAACACCGAAGGAGCCTAATGAAACTACAATACTAGATGCTTGTCCTGTCTTGTTGCCAGGAGAGAAATTATATCATTCAAAGATGCTAAGGCCCTTGCAGAGAAACTGAAATTGAATGaatgtacttatatttcagtacAAAGCATATAGAGTAGTGTAAACAAGTCCTTGTATAAAATTTGAGTTTAtgctgacttcactagtgctttttataaAACGAGGCAAATGTATAGGAGAGTTGATGTACACCTCTGGAGAGCTACTGTGTACCTCCAGGGGTACACGTAACCGCAGGCTGAGAACCATTGCCTAACAAAAAGGAGAATAGAGAaggtaaaaaataaaaaggggaaagaggaaagaaaattatTTCTTCTTCATGCTGAGGGCAGAAGGAAGAGAATGACCATATTAGGTCAAACCAAATGGCCATCTGGCACAGTACTAAAGTCAGGCTTATCAGCTAGTAATTACcaagatcacctctggagccacctttaAAAAtaggcatcacattagctatacTCCAGTCGTTTGGTATAGAAGCGGATtgaaatgataggttacaaactacaggtTAGCAGTTGTGCAATTTTACATTtgtttcttcagaactcttgagtgaatatCATCCGGTCCTCATGACTTGTTGttgtttatcagtttgttctaaATTACAtagtaaaatattaattatttatgTTGGTCTTCAGGCAGGAGGATTTGAGGGAGATTTCCAGACTTGAgctattctttttaggtgacaaatccaAAGCTGAGGTATTGGTAGAGGAGGTTTACAATTATTAAGGATTAAACCTGGATTGCTGTTCAATacagcacagcagcagccaaCTTTAGAAGATCTACACAGCTTAAAAGGGACTACATGAACACAGATGAGTTATTTTGACAATGATCGCCTCTTGGAACAGGACTTTAACTACACAACAGACTTTGAAACATAAGAACAACAGAAATTGTTGATAACCAGAGGGAAACATGTCTTTAGCTGCGGAATTTGGAGGATGCCAAGTATAGTTCTGCAAAAGTACAGTGCTGCCTGTGAAAGAACACTGAACACCTAGCAGAAACATGTTGCCCAATGTGAGAGGTTTGGGAAGATGAGCCAGAGCAAGACAATGGGAAAGACACTTCACCATACTGCACTTCTTTCTCCTGCAGATAAGAAAGGTAATTTTGTAAAATATCACAATTGCAAATCTGTAGGTATTCTCAGCTTACCTTTTTCTCCAGTGCCATATCCAAGTTCAGGTTAGCATATACGTATTGTTTTGCATTCGTGAAGTCCAATTGCTGAAACTTCTTCAGCATGTCCACAGCCACCTCTGCTTCATAGACTGGCCTTTTGTACAGCCATGTTAAATACACATCATCCATTGGCTTGCCTGCTAACTTCCGCCTATAAGTACCCTTTTTTTTTGCTTCCTCAGCTTCTGAAGTTTTCTCCTTGGCATCCTTTGCACTTCTCTTTGCAGTCCTTTTGGAAATCAAAATTATAAATGTAAGACAATTTACCTTAACGCTTAGCATGGGTTTGAATACACAACAGTTTAATTGGAACTGCATCTCGGTATGGCCTAGTTCTCATGAAATGTCAATCAGAACTGCGCTGGACTTCTCGCCTGCCCAGCCCATCTACACACTGTAAACACAGTAGGAAGAGTGAAGACAAATCGGACCCAAAAGACTATTAATGAGGCCTTGTCTTTACTACTGGGGAGACTGAGGCTACTATATGGaaatgcacatctcatagaactggaagggaccttggaacgtcatcaagtccagctccctgccttcttggcagaaccaagcacctccccccccaactttttaaaaaaaatctatttgccccagatccctaaatggcaccctcaaggactgagctcacaatcctgggtttagcaggccaatgctcaaaccactgagctatccctccctcctggTAATCACAGGCTGCAATTGATGTAACAGATGTCAAGTTGGAGAGTCTTCAATCAACAGCAGAGCAGTCTCTACTTAACTTCAATACTCCAGTTTCCCAGGAAGAGTAAGATGAGATGCTCTCCCATTGATGAAGTGCAGCAAAGACACTGCGGAAACTCAACCTAAGCTCAACTGACTCCAGTTATACTATTCAGGTAGTATCACCTAGGATGGGGTGGAGAATCTACAGCCCATGGATCAGATACAGCAGTGGCTTGCCTTGATCCGGCCTGCGAGGCTTGGgacacacaccccgccccacacacacacaagggtgAGCCAGCACTCGCACTCCTGCTGCAACAAAGATCAGCATcctcctccttccaacacccAGGCTGCGAGAACACTGAAAGAtggtctttcgaaacagagcgtcCGCACACACCAGCGGGCACCAAAGGTTCGGTCTGTTTTTTCAAAGGCCCCCagcacatttttgaaagagagcatccacaaatgccctgggctgggtcacatggcagatgagcccttccggggccaccgCAAGGGCcctggtgccccctccccccgcccgacctcagcctgcacatgccgagggccagcaaccctgtccccaggcagagcgagagcaagagagagaaagcGTGATCAAGAGGTGGCAACCTggtcccccatggaccccgagcagcaccccCCTCCAAGCAGCACCCCTCCAGCcgtggtcctggccactgtgcttcATCGGTtccaggtggccaccacaatagccaccctcctggatgccaccCTCAGAGCGCAACgcccccagctggtcccctgggtcatccgccgcctgtggagcttccccacaagcagcgaccggtgggaccggctggtgttggaggactggggtgacaactggtggctacagaacttcaggatgaccaaggagacattcctggagctgcgccactggctcaccccagtcctccagcaccaggacacacacctgaggctggcgctccccgttcacaaaagggtggccatcgccctatggcagctggccaccccggacagttaccgatccgccggccaccagttcggggtgaaCAAAGCCACCATCGGAgccatcctcatcgaggtaagccgtGCCCAGCTCACACTTAGACTACATGCGGCAGCGGGGGATAAGGGTCAGCCTGGTGACAGGCACCATCGGGAGAAGGGCGGGCATGGGtgggcaccccagggacagggatgcgAGATGGGCACGGAcaggcaagctgcaccccaccccaccctcacgagtgtgcccccccatgccctgcaggtcgtccgggcaatcaacaaggtgctcctgaggcagctggttcgtGTTGGgaacccacattgccatccaggccctCGAGCACAGCCGCAGGGTCTacatgaatcacaagggctaccactcggtggtcctgcaggccctggttgacgccaacggccggttccaggacatctacgtgggctggtctgTCCGCGCACATGACGCAAGGGTCTTCCGGAACTTAGGGCTGGGACGTCGtttggccgaggggaccttcatcccctggcgggagctccCCATTGCGGACATgacgatgccaccctgcatcgtggcagatgcagcctaccccctgcaggcctggctgatgcggccctacaCCGGGCACACctagccgagccaggaccttttcaacgCGTGGCTGAGTCGCGCCTGGAACATCGTGGAGCGGGCGTTCagccgcctcaaggggcattttagatgcctctgcgccaggctggaggtgggcctccccaacgtccCAGCAGTGGTTGGAGTCTGCTGCACCCTCCagaacctggtggaggcaaaacacgagccctatatgcaggAGTGGGATGCCGAGGCGGGACGTGGGTATGAACAGCCCCTTGCCGCCCTGTGcccagcagagtggggtgcatgtaagggaggccctgcaccaggcctttgagcaggggccacagTTACCCTCCCATCCTGCACGCTCCCATCCCGCCCGCAGCCTGCACACACacgcctcccccacccacaccctgcacacacccatGCACGGGGGGGacaggttaaaccataaaaataaactatttacttgaagaactgtgcccctcattttctagggggaactatatacatgtggggggagggtaagtggggagaattatttacatgggaggTGGGAGGCCTTACCCCTCCACGGGGCTCGATGGCCAGAAGCCCCCATCACCCGCTCCTACCCCTTCCTCCCTGGGGCCCCGCTGGGGCCGGGCCAGGGCCagaagcatggggaggtaggcGCATGGCTCGGGAGTAGTCCCCACACCTGCGTCGGGCTCAGCATGGaggggggaagctgggagctcaacctccagctggccagcagggtgtgggccaggtaGACGAGGCTGCCCGGGGGagatggggaaggagcagggcctgaaGGTCGacctccgggggtggggggggtagggagggagttcagtgtggggaaggcagggggctggggggaaacgctggggcaggaggggggcgcAGGTATGGGAGTGGCCCACAATGGAGccacagcaggggccaggtggctgaccacagcctgggtgagggcatccagtTTGGACGCCatccagtcccatgcctgccgctccaaGGCAAGACACTCCCACACGATGCCCGTCAGCTCCCTCAGAGCagccgtgtcccctgcctcctcctcctcggccTGGTGGCGCCAGCGGCGGCAGCCCATGCTGTCCCCATccggggcctgggctgctccGCCTTGTCCTCTGTGGTTGGGCTCCCCGGGCCCAttgtggggctggtccagctgctgcagctgtgaagacataaggggagaggaatgggtcATTAGTCCTGGTGACGGACCCCCGAACCCTCCCACCCTATCccagtggtcctgcagggacaGCATCCTGGGCTCCCCATCGGGGTGTGGGAAcgctggctctcccctgcccccctcggtCCCTCCACGGCCTGTGGTACCGTCCGGGCCACATGGTGCTGAGCGCCACACGTCGGCCCTGTGAGGCCGGGGCAGTGGGGCCATCTGGCCCGTCCatgtcctggggctgatgtccccatgggtgggctgcagccagcccggGTGGGATTGCGCGCCCCCTCCACCAGCCCTACAGATGCCTGCGTGCacagtacatacctgtgggtccctccaggagcttGGGCGAGGCGCGATCcgggggggccaggctggatgggcccgaaGGGACttcgatgacgagggccccctcgctcaaGCCCTCGTTatcactgctggctgggagctttgGTGGCCGCCTGCAGGTGGCTGGAAGTCTGGGGCGGTCCTCCCACTCggtccctggcccctcctgctctGGCTTCGTTGGGGGGGCAGGTCCGCCATGTCAAGGAACACAGccaggggtcccacctccttgggcccaaggaggcggtcgagctctttatagtaggggcagctggtgggcactgcccctgacgaGCCAACTGTGTCCCAAGCCTGACAGTAGGCCTGCTGGAGCGCCTTCACTCtgaacctcacctggtccgggtggggtgaccctggctggtgaggcccttggcgagGCGCTCGAACATGGGTGCGTTTTGGCACCGgaacccccatctgctgcaggacctcctcatctgcccagaaggcaaggaggtcctgcagcttggcgtcagtccaggaggggacctggcacttggggggctggctcccctcctgggagagcTCCCCGgtgtccttggggggcccctggcGTGGGCAGGGGTCAGAGGCTCTGGCCATGGTAGGTGGGCTGCAGCATCACCCTTGctggacagctgggcagcagcgtggactccctgctgcctgcacactctcagcctcctgtctgagggcttctgggagcccgAGTTCTGAAAAGCAGCCGGACGCTGGAACACACACCtccgcttgtgctgggagcagagccaccacctgccagctgattgcagccatggagaatccgctctttcgaagagcggctcgtggagcatctacatttgctctcttttgaaagagggcgcttttcccaccCCAGGAGAGGACGACGaacttcgaaagaatgggggagttaatttcgaaagagcaccatGGCAGTATAGATGCTCcgcggcttctttcgaaagaattcggtcttccgatcctaatttcgaacgcacttgctagtgtagacgcactcccAGTGCAGCTGGAGTGCCAGCGCTGGCTCCCTACTCCTGGGTccgggagtggggaggggcacgGGAACATCGTGAaccttgtgggccagatccaggtaAGCGGCCAGCTGCATCCAGTCCATGGGTGGGAAGCAACTCTGTGCCAGACAGCTACACAGGGAAACTGTGCTGGCTTGCAGGCTGCGTCCCttgtgctcccattggctgggattccCTGCAGATCGATGCAGGTTGGTTCATAGCCACCTGTGGGCTCCCTCCCACTGCCACCGATGCAGCAGGTAGCTGTCCCACTTCACCAACCCCAGTGCCATCAGCTGGTCAGCTAGCCCCTCCACATGCCAGTTAGCTCAACATGATGGTTATCCAAATGCCAGATAACCcaggttttactgtatttgcaaCTGCACTCCTTCATACATATGTATCAGGTGATCACATACTGCTTCCCAGAACACTACATAACAACAAGCTCATGTAGAAAACGCTATACCTATGAGTTTCTTaggttataatttttttttctgactctaTACATGACTGACATAAAACttaagtgaccatctgtcccatattaggcgggatggtcctgtatttaggacaccaaaaaggcatcccaacttactttttaaaaggaactaattgaCACATATCTAGGCCCTCTCCCCAcagaccttttccgccagcagctgtgcaggtgcagttCTCGGAGTTCTCCGAGCCTTGGCGAAGCAGGAGAGCCTGGGTGGCTGACACATCCCTCACACTCCTGCGGAGCTTGGGGAGCACATGCGCTGCAGCAAGGCCAGTGGCTGCGGCTTCCCGGAGCTGCAGGAGGGCTAGCAGCTgcagtttccctggggctcctggggagctctggggactgctgcttccttcctggctccccagggcttggtggacagggagatatgattgTCCTGTACAAAACATACTTAATTTATATACCTCCTCCGTCAAACTCTAAGTTTGAAGGAGAAGGTATATACCATAGCACTACCACATAGATAGTTTTATTCTATTGTATCTGAGCGCTTTTGacataaaaaaaaatactgaagtcTACCaaaggggggggggaaaaaaaaaaacacacccaaaGGTGAATAGCTATGCTGAGAGGCAAGACAGAGTATTGATACTTACACAATTACAAGGCTATATATGTGTTCATACAAGTATTTTATATATTTCATGGTTTTCCCTTCCTGAATCCATCTAGATACTGCTAACCATCTTAAGTTCCAATCCTGCAAACAGCTCTCTATGGGCAGACCCAAGTGCCTTCATGACATTATCTATTTTTTAAGACTTCTGAGAATGGGAGACCAAAGAGCACATAAAAGGAAGAAATAGCTTTAGAAGGATGAGCACTAAGAAGTATATTGGCAATCTATAGATATACtgccacaaaaataaaaacaaaaaagcagtccagtagcactttaaagactaacaaaataatttattaggcaatgagctttcatgggacagacccacttcttcagtcacAGACATACTagccatagtcataccagaattgggtctgtcccacaaaagctcaagacctaataaattattttgttagtctttaaagtgctactgcactgcttttgcattttgatagtatatagactagcacggctttctctccgttTCCATAAAAATATTGTGACTATGGCAAAGCAATTACCCTTCTTCAGAAAGTGTTTCACCATAGGTGACCATTTCCAAAAGAGCTGCTAACAATATAGTAGGAAAAAAATTGCCAAGTTATGCTAGCGATATGCCCAACTGAGCTGTTCACATCCACATTCAAGGCATCATTAAAGAGTCTGCATTTTAAAACCCACGTGTGTTACCCACAACTACAGAAACAGATGGTTTGAAACAGAGCAAACACTCACTTTGCAGCAGCATAGTGTCTAATGGATAGCGCTGTGTTTCCGAGGCAGGGAACTACTGAGGTACATTGATCAATCCTGGGGAAAATACAGTTGGGAATCTCAGACAGAactgtttaaaaatacaaaaaagaaaattagaagTTTTTAATACTGTCCCTTTCACCAGTTACCATATGCCAGGGTAGAGGCTTTTCGGGTCTTTAAAGATCTATTCCAGCCTCTTGCGTGAAGCTATTTCTACACACCTCCGGTGACAATCTATTCACAACAATCTCAGAGGGGCGGGCGCGTTGGTCTGCAGCTTCACCAAGAACCaaccctgtagcacctttaagactaacaattgtCCTCCCCAGGAAAGCCCGTTACTTACTGCATGAAATTATTTAGGCTCAAACCCCGGCCCAGGCCTGGCCGCTCTCGGGAGGGAGACGCCCTCGCTCAGGATTATGTGCAAGGCCGTTTCCACAGTCTCGCCACCCGACGCAGCAGGATTCTGCGGGCAGCGGCTCCACCGCGCAGCAAAACAAGCGCAAGGCTCGTTCGCGGCCCCCCGCCCGCAGCGGGCAGC
It encodes the following:
- the MRPL1 gene encoding large ribosomal subunit protein uL1m, with translation MAAPGRCCLRRVLSEIPNCIFPRIDQCTSVVPCLGNTALSIRHYAAAKTAKRSAKDAKEKTSEAEEAKKKGTYRRKLAGKPMDDVYLTWLYKRPVYEAEVAVDMLKKFQQLDFTNAKQYVYANLNLDMALEKKKKVDQFVSTIHLPYPFANEMNKVLVFTENAEEIKIAKENGAAFVGGTELIQKILDDEINADFYIAVPAIITQLLPLKNKLRKKFPKTSRKTLGHDIPTMLELFKTGHEYMVEDENRIRTRIATLDMPNEQIIANLDAIIKDVCTFKPLSYGPFVQRLIIKGSSTEGLQVNPKRFLPQVEEAETEDAEEKQAQG